A region of the Triplophysa rosa linkage group LG5, Trosa_1v2, whole genome shotgun sequence genome:
TGAGGAAGTTGCCGCCCATTTCACCATCGTCTCGCGGTGTACCCGGAGGGTTATTCATGCCTGCCATGTTGTTGGGGGAATTCTGAAAGTGAGAGGAAATCAATTGATGGGtctgatgtcacttcctgagaagtgaaaacaaaggaaaaaccttGACTGGCAAACAAACGAAAACCTTTCTTACCTTTGGCAAGCCGTCCATGTCACCAGAGCCTATAAAAAcgaatttatgtatttaaaaaataaatgatactttatatttacttatttaattaattaaatctCAGCCTTTTTGGGTCGCATAAGATCATATAGTGACTTAAAATTTACTTTCTACGGCATAGTCCTAATGCTTACCTAATGATCCATTCATATGATGGGGTTCCATGCCACCCATACCTCCCATCGGACCATCCGGACCAGGACCCATGGGGAACTGAAACAGAGAAGCAATTACAACCAAACCACCATTATGTAAACATGCTCTATGAAGAAAACCCATGACTATTGTTCATTTGATtattaatagtaatatatttatcTGTGTCCTATTGATACTAAATCATACTTGAATGAATACTTACATTGGGTCGGTTGCCTCCTGGACCGATAGGGTTCATCATCGTGTAGATGTTCTCACTGGAGTTTGTGGAGTCTGCAAAAGAACAGAGAGCAGTCCGAGTTTACGACTTGAATATGACCTGAATATTTTCTGCATCTAACGTACAAGACCACGCATATTCAGATGCCCGACAACACACAAGATCAATACAGAACACGGTCGGATGCGCTTTAACACCGTAATAAATGTGTTTCCTTAAATGATTTATGGCTTCTGCGAGAGAATACAGAAGAGGTGATGTCACATGTTCCGTTCTCCCGGAACAGGTAAGGTAACCTTGCAGTGACATTGGGAGGGGTGGGAGAGGGTGCTAAACAGGGTGTTTGTAAAACGCTGAGCATCTTTCTTCCTGGAGAGACGTGAATTGTTTCCGGCTGTGCTGATTATagagatgttgtgtgtgtgtgtgaatgacatGCAATAGGTTGAGGTAGAGCGGATCTAATGTACCTCCTGGGCTTGGCATTATGGGAGTTCCTGGTGGACCACCTCCTCCCGGAGGACCCTGAGggagagaacacacacacaaagccgTGTTTAGCTCTTCAGTGTGAAATAATACTTGCGGAACTATAAGAACTACTACAGAAGCGATTCTTAAACAAAGATGCAAGCGCTGCGGAACCATTAAGCTGCTTTGACTAATGTGCagatattttacttttaaagagAAGCGACGCTGGGGGCTAAACCAGGCAGGATAGTGATTTCCCAAGCAAAACCAATACATTTAGACACTTTAATATGTGCTTGAATATGCTTTTAGTGTTCAAAGGAAAACTCCTTTTGTAGTCCCCCTTTGAGCTAAAGAAAGCTAAAGAATAGTAGAGAACATTAGAAGAGCTTTACAATCGGTTTTCCGCTTTTTGTGGGGTACTCACCACATAGTTGCCTGGAGATGAGGAGGAGTATGCTATCTGTCAACACAAATGAAAGATCGTAAATGCATTGAGAATCGAACGGTAAACTTCACATTaaaagttttgttatttaagaCGATTAACTGAGTCCAGTTTGTTTGCGATTCAATTGTCGATTTGTTTTACATCGCCTTGTTGTATATAACAGAATACTGTGGGTTATTTTCATCGAATACCACATCACAGTTTCAAATCACACAAAGCCCTGTCCTGCTAAGAGAGACACAGCACACATATGAACTTACCGAGTTAGCATTCGGGTTTGGCCAGGGGCCACGTACTCCAGGACCCCTGTAAATGAATATGCGAGACGTCAAAAGATGAATAAACTGGCTTTAACGGGATtaaagagagtgtgtgttttaACGCTTAAGGACTCACATGTTCATGCCGGGCATGCCTGGACCACCTAGAGAGTTGGGAGGAGGCCTCATGCCACCATAACTCTACAATGggcaaacacaaaacaaagaaggATGTTAATTTTTATGGACCTTTAATAATCCACCTTCCTGTCTGGAGTTTAATCCGCTATTAACCTTTATCAGTGATTCTTACAGAAAACTGTCTTTGAAGTTAGGAACGATTTGGGCAGGTGGGGAAGGGATTCCCCCAATGAAGTTTTTCCCCaaaagtttttaatgtttttaaattaattcaatttaaaaaatttgAATGACTTGTAAATCATATCTTGAGCAATTTCTTAAAATAACCACTAGTTCTCCAAGAACAACGGACAAGGGATTTTTAAATGCCAGGGCTGTTTCAGACTCTATGGACTGCCAGGTATGATCATCCTTGTGTGAGGGACCCCATCCTAAAATTTAAGTCATCTATCTTTTGTAAGCACCCAATTCATACAatctaaattatatataaattataaacaaaatgaattaatatgataaataattaattataaattacatatataaaatttatattataaacaattaattataaataaattatatataattataataataataatataaagctAAAATCAGTTTctgtaaatgtacattattgAATATTTTCACTCACTATTGTAAGGTACTGTTAAATTTATTAGTGGTTtactatttaatttgtcaaaataattttattttatattaattttataaaataattgatcttttcatcggatgcacgcaCTGGCCCCGAAATTAtgtttgaattaaataaaaactaggcAACAGTTATTGGTTTCTTGCGAAGGTCTACGGAAAGTTAAGTTTGGACCATATAACGTCTGTTTATGCTGTTGCAGCTAAAAACGTTGcaaattttataattttttaaaatatttttttctctaaaatctttcagtcattatttatttatttaatcaaatatatttAATCGTTTACTCTTTACCCTACGTCTAATTTATTTTGACCTCatttatttatacacattttataCTTGTTTAAACAGTTATTATCTAGACTTTTCCGTGGACAGTGTCCTTCCTTTTCGGACCTCTGGGGGTCCTCAGActccagtttgaaaaccccagCTTTTATCAAAACCATCACCCAGCCAGAGATGGGGATTTAACCAACAGGTTAGGAAGCGATGGAAGAATCTACGCTGAAGAAGCTCTGCTCAGGCAGACGGTGGCCCACCTGTCTGGCTGCCCGTGGGCAGAGGGCAAAGTGTGACAGAGGCTCAGAGGCCTCGAGCTGTTTCTTTCTAACCTGAGCCTTTGTTCCGCGCTCTACCCAATTTGTCGAACAGATGCTGCACCAGCTGCCGATGTGTGAACCACCTTGCTTGCCAAGAACGAGGACAACGAGAGAGATGGGAGAGGGAGGAATTCTGTTTTACGGCACAGGTGTCAAATAAGAGTAGAATAAGAGGGTTCAGACTCTTTATTCTACTCTGTTTGACTACTGTgggaaaatgtatattttgttgcCGTCTTGCCCAGTGTGATTTTTGGTCTCAAATGTATACGAGAATGTGTCAATTTCGAAATACGAGTAATACAGATAGCTGACGTCTAATACGAGGAAATATATGTATCAACTACCTGAGGGCCCATTCCACCCATCACCCTGGGAGGATTCATCCTCATTGGGCCGCCCATGTTTGGATGTCCTATAAAACATGCAATACATATATTAAGCAAGGTTATTGTACAGTCAGAAAAGACTCTTTTTAGCTTTATCAGTCATAGATCTGTTTTAAAAGCTGGGGGATAGCAAACACAGACGTTACCTTGAGGTCTGGTTGGGTCCAAACTGTTTGTCAAGAGTGGCTGTGACCCTGGAACTCCTACAGGAGGCtaagaaaacaaagacataaTGAAGAAGGTTTAATGGAACTCTTACAGAGACCTGAAACACTCAATGAATGAAATGAACAACCCTCTATTCACTTTTCTCAATATATGATGTTtgtcaataaaaacacaacagaagtaT
Encoded here:
- the zgc:110158 gene encoding single-stranded DNA-binding protein 3 isoform X6, with amino-acid sequence MHRKMLPTRYETQGAALNDNKRLALYVYEYLLHVGAQKSAQTFLSEIRWEKNITLGEPPGFLHSWWCVFWDLYCAAPDRRETCEHSSEAKAFHDYSAAAAPSPVMGNMPPNDGMPGGPMPPGFFQPFMSPRYPGGPRPSLRMPNQPPVGVPGSQPLLTNSLDPTRPQGHPNMGGPMRMNPPRVMGGMGPQSYGGMRPPPNSLGGPGMPGMNMGPGVRGPWPNPNANSIAYSSSSPGNYVGPPGGGGPPGTPIMPSPGDSTNSSENIYTMMNPIGPGGNRPNFPMGPGPDGPMGGMGGMEPHHMNGSLGSGDMDGLPKNSPNNMAGMNNPPGTPRDDGEMGGNFLNPFQSESYSPNMTMSV
- the zgc:110158 gene encoding single-stranded DNA-binding protein 3 isoform X4 encodes the protein MHRKMLPTRYETQGAALNDNKRLALYVYEYLLHVGAQKSAQTFLSEIRWEKNITLGEPPGFLHSWWCVFWDLYCAAPDRRETCEHSSEAKAFHDYSAAAAPSPVMGNMPPNDGMPGGPMPPGFFQPFMSPRYPGGPRPSLRMPNQPPVGVPGSQPLLTNSLDPTRPQGHPNMGGPMRMNPPRVMGGMGPQSYGGMRPPPNSLGGPGMPGMNMGPGVRGPWPNPNANSIAYSSSSPGNYVGPPGGGGPPGTPIMPSPGDSTNSSENIYTMMNPIGPGGNRPNFPMGPGPDGPMGGMGGMEPHHMNGSLGSGDMDGLPKNSPNNMAGMNNPPGTPRDDGEMGGNFLNPFQSESVSRVGPTPKVLPLPSPASHTAPPSRHSVAPPTGYKI
- the zgc:110158 gene encoding single-stranded DNA-binding protein 3 isoform X7 — protein: MYAKGKGAVVPSDSQAREKLALYVYEYLLHVGAQKSAQTFLSEIRWEKNITLGEPPGFLHSWWCVFWDLYCAAPDRRETCEHSSEAKAFHDYSAAAAPSPVMGNMPPNDGMPGGPMPPGFFQPFMSPRYPGGPRPSLRMPNQPPVGVPGSQPLLTNSLDPTRPQGHPNMGGPMRMNPPRVMGGMGPQSYGGMRPPPNSLGGPGMPGMNMGPGVRGPWPNPNANSIAYSSSSPGNYVGPPGGGGPPGTPIMPSPGDSTNSSENIYTMMNPIGPGGNRPNFPMGPGPDGPMGGMGGMEPHHMNGSLGSGDMDGLPKNSPNNMAGMNNPPGTPRDDGEMGGNFLNPFQSESYSPNMTMSV
- the zgc:110158 gene encoding single-stranded DNA-binding protein 3 isoform X5 — its product is MYAKGKGAVVPSDSQAREKLALYVYEYLLHVGAQKSAQTFLSEIRWEKNITLGEPPGFLHSWWCVFWDLYCAAPDRRETCEHSSEAKAFHDYSAAAAPSPVMGNMPPNDGMPGGPMPPGFFQGPPGSQQSPHAQPPPHNTSNPMMGPHGQPFMSPRYPGGPRPSLRMPNQPPVGVPGSQPLLTNSLDPTRPQGHPNMGGPMRMNPPRVMGGMGPQSYGGMRPPPNSLGGPGMPGMNMGPGVRGPWPNPNANSIAYSSSSPGNYVGPPGGGGPPGTPIMPSPGDSTNSSENIYTMMNPIGPGGNRPNFPMGPGPDGPMGGMGGMEPHHMNGSLGSGDMDGLPKNSPNNMAGMNNPPGTPRDDGEMGGNFLNPFQSESYSPNMTMSV
- the zgc:110158 gene encoding single-stranded DNA-binding protein 3 isoform X3, translating into MHRKMLPTRYETQGAALNDNKRLALYVYEYLLHVGAQKSAQTFLSEIRWEKNITLGEPPGFLHSWWCVFWDLYCAAPDRRETCEHSSEAKAFHDYSAAAAPSPVMGNMPPNDGMPGGPMPPGFFQGPPGSQQSPHAQPPPHNTSNPMMGPHGQPFMSPRYPGGPRPSLRMPNQPPVGVPGSQPLLTNSLDPTRPQGHPNMGGPMRMNPPRVMGGMGPQSYGGMRPPPNSLGGPGMPGMNMGPGVRGPWPNPNANSIAYSSSSPGNYVGPPGGGGPPGTPIMPSPGDSTNSSENIYTMMNPIGPGGNRPNFPMGPGPDGPMGGMGGMEPHHMNGSLGSGDMDGLPKNSPNNMAGMNNPPGTPRDDGEMGGNFLNPFQSESYSPNMTMSV